A window of Chitinophaga sp. MM2321 contains these coding sequences:
- a CDS encoding 4'-phosphopantetheinyl transferase superfamily protein has product MMEVFCTRLTSHLSPQLFGEYLSLLPDALQQKNNRYKTDQDKQLHLAGQLLLLEVLQRWGYDRNCLQQVQYNPYHRPYIPGEVDFNISHSGDYVLCAVGRHVKVGIDIEAIKNIDLPDFTEMMTDDQWGEIHAAADPVGAFFSYWAIKESVMKADSRGIYIPLNDIVIENDTARYDGVNWWLFPLHIDPDYCACVAVNKAMTAVPVQYISLEDLLPVAGS; this is encoded by the coding sequence TGGAAGTTTTTTGTACCCGCTTAACAAGTCATTTATCACCACAACTTTTTGGTGAATATCTTTCGTTATTACCTGATGCTTTGCAGCAAAAGAATAATCGTTATAAAACGGATCAGGATAAGCAACTGCACCTAGCCGGACAACTGCTATTGCTGGAAGTGCTGCAACGATGGGGATATGATCGCAACTGTTTACAGCAGGTACAGTATAACCCCTACCACCGGCCCTATATTCCCGGCGAGGTGGATTTTAATATTTCCCACTCAGGGGATTATGTTCTCTGTGCTGTTGGCAGGCATGTAAAAGTGGGTATTGATATTGAAGCGATAAAAAATATTGATTTACCAGATTTTACAGAGATGATGACCGATGATCAATGGGGAGAGATCCATGCAGCAGCAGATCCGGTCGGCGCTTTTTTTTCGTATTGGGCGATCAAGGAAAGTGTGATGAAAGCAGATAGCCGGGGCATATATATTCCGCTGAATGACATTGTTATTGAAAATGATACGGCCCGGTATGATGGCGTAAACTGGTGGCTGTTTCCATTGCATATTGATCCTGATTACTGTGCATGTGTTGCCGTAAATAAGGCCATGACGGCTGTTCCGGTCCAATATATCTCCCTGGAAGACCTGCTGCCGGTTGCCGGTAGCTGA
- a CDS encoding DnaJ domain-containing protein, with the protein MPGSIGHHPLYKPAISDPTIKVLLTTKMRDYYYILGIENNASDAQVKTAYRKLSQKFHPDKNDGDRFFEERFKAIQQAYETLSDPAGRTAYDRNLSQHNTTRVSAAVLKQYEDSFRRRYEEKLKKKEQEMRQRYEVREQRINNEAYERVRAKVRQLEAAHDPHRNRLMPVVTGILAVSLLVVTVILVVKCL; encoded by the coding sequence ATGCCCGGATCTATCGGGCATCATCCATTGTATAAACCGGCCATATCAGATCCAACAATAAAAGTATTGCTGACGACAAAAATGAGAGACTATTATTACATTTTAGGAATAGAAAACAATGCCAGCGATGCCCAGGTTAAGACGGCGTATAGAAAACTCTCCCAGAAATTTCATCCGGATAAAAATGATGGTGACCGCTTTTTTGAAGAAAGGTTTAAAGCTATCCAGCAGGCTTATGAAACGCTTTCAGATCCTGCCGGCAGAACAGCCTATGACAGGAACTTATCTCAACACAATACTACCAGGGTAAGCGCAGCAGTGCTGAAACAATATGAAGATTCTTTCAGAAGAAGGTATGAAGAGAAGCTGAAAAAGAAAGAGCAGGAAATGCGGCAACGGTATGAAGTCCGGGAACAAAGAATCAATAATGAAGCATATGAGCGGGTGAGGGCAAAAGTGCGGCAACTGGAAGCAGCCCATGATCCCCACAGGAATCGTTTAATGCCCGTAGTGACGGGAATACTGGCCGTTAGCCTGTTGGTCGTAACGGTGATCCTGGTGGTAAAATGCCTGTAA
- a CDS encoding alpha-L-fucosidase, whose translation MKKTIVSTIGLLFVMLSLSAQNYTADWPSLNKRGVPEWFNQSKFGIFIHWGVYAVPSYAVVGDGGYSEWYWHNLRAKKEGKNAKLQAFHDKEYGKDFPYEKFESQFTASLFDPAQWADVFRRSGARYVVLTSKHHEGYCLWDNKQANESWGHSWNAVTGTPKRDLLGDLTTEVRKAGLRMGYYYSLYEWYNPLWLKDKKKYVDEVMIPQFKDLVTRYKPSVIFSDGEWELSDTAWRSTELLAWLYNESPVKDEVAVDDRWGKKTRGKNNGATYFTSEYGSGMQPGVAWEESQGIGYSYGYNRMENVNDYKKSSDLIILLVDIVARGGNLLLDIGPTADGRIPVIMQQKLIDMGAWLTTNGEAIYDTKAWKETRQWSAGKRPEVKEANYMAKYDIAKMVQPSKENANIEMFFTQKPGALYCIVTNFQEQLRIKNYTLPKNAALSILGCNKAIRGQQQGKDVVINLSGMRPGDIPHDMFVVKIAGK comes from the coding sequence ATGAAGAAAACTATTGTAAGTACAATCGGCTTACTGTTTGTTATGTTATCTCTTTCTGCGCAGAATTATACGGCAGATTGGCCTTCACTGAACAAGCGGGGAGTGCCTGAATGGTTCAACCAGTCCAAGTTTGGCATCTTTATTCACTGGGGCGTATATGCGGTGCCGTCATATGCAGTAGTAGGCGATGGTGGCTATTCAGAATGGTATTGGCACAACCTGCGGGCCAAAAAAGAAGGTAAAAATGCAAAGCTGCAGGCTTTCCATGATAAGGAATATGGGAAAGATTTTCCCTATGAAAAGTTTGAGTCACAGTTTACCGCTTCACTTTTTGACCCGGCCCAATGGGCGGATGTTTTTCGTCGCTCCGGCGCCCGCTATGTGGTATTGACTTCCAAGCATCACGAGGGGTACTGCCTGTGGGATAATAAACAAGCCAATGAGTCCTGGGGCCATTCCTGGAACGCGGTAACGGGTACGCCTAAACGCGATCTGCTGGGCGATCTGACAACAGAAGTGCGCAAGGCCGGTTTACGCATGGGCTACTACTATTCCCTGTATGAGTGGTATAATCCTTTGTGGCTGAAAGATAAAAAGAAATATGTGGATGAAGTGATGATCCCGCAGTTCAAAGACCTGGTAACCCGTTACAAACCTTCCGTGATCTTCTCCGATGGGGAATGGGAGCTCTCGGACACCGCCTGGCGTAGCACGGAATTACTGGCCTGGTTATACAATGAATCACCCGTAAAAGATGAGGTAGCAGTGGATGATCGCTGGGGGAAAAAAACGCGTGGTAAAAACAACGGAGCTACCTATTTCACCTCCGAATATGGCAGCGGCATGCAGCCGGGTGTAGCCTGGGAAGAGAGCCAGGGTATCGGCTACTCTTATGGCTATAACCGCATGGAGAATGTAAATGATTATAAGAAAAGCAGTGATCTTATTATACTCCTGGTTGATATTGTAGCGCGTGGCGGCAACCTGTTGCTGGACATCGGACCCACGGCTGACGGTCGTATCCCTGTTATCATGCAGCAGAAATTAATTGACATGGGTGCCTGGCTGACAACAAACGGAGAAGCGATTTACGATACGAAAGCATGGAAAGAAACCCGCCAATGGAGTGCAGGCAAACGCCCGGAAGTGAAAGAAGCCAACTATATGGCCAAATACGATATTGCAAAAATGGTACAACCATCGAAGGAAAACGCCAATATCGAAATGTTCTTTACACAGAAACCAGGCGCGTTGTATTGTATTGTTACCAATTTTCAGGAACAACTGCGCATAAAAAACTATACCCTTCCAAAGAATGCCGCGCTCAGTATCCTGGGCTGTAACAAGGCTATCCGCGGGCAACAGCAGGGTAAAGACGTGGTGATAAACTTGTCAGGCATGCGTCCTGGTGATATCCCACATGATATGTTTGTGGTGAAGATTGCAGGAAAATAA
- a CDS encoding zinc-binding alcohol dehydrogenase family protein yields MKTLVCTQPGEFAYVNRDMPVSAEGQAIIRIKRIGICGTDLHAFEGTQPYFSYPRVLGHELAGELVETGNAPGFEKGELVTIIPYFNCGECIACRAGKPNCCSRISVCGVHADGGMTAYFSVPAYSLVHGQGLGADELALVEPLAIGAHGVRRAGVQAGEYVLVVGAGPIGLGTMEMARIAGGQVIALDVNNHRLNFCKEHLQVPHVVNAREEDVTAQLMKITGGDMPTVVIDATGNGPAINNAFQYMAHGARYVLIGLQKGEIHFSHPEFHKREATLMSSRNATRVDFDHVIACIAKGWIKPGTYITHQVNFDQVKDQFASWLDPANGVIKAMVSLE; encoded by the coding sequence ATGAAGACATTGGTTTGCACACAGCCGGGGGAGTTTGCGTATGTGAACAGGGACATGCCGGTATCAGCGGAAGGCCAGGCCATCATCCGGATAAAACGTATAGGCATATGCGGTACTGATCTCCACGCCTTTGAAGGTACGCAGCCTTATTTCAGTTACCCGCGGGTACTGGGACATGAGCTGGCAGGGGAATTAGTGGAAACCGGCAATGCACCTGGATTTGAAAAGGGGGAGCTGGTTACCATTATTCCTTATTTCAATTGTGGGGAATGTATTGCCTGTCGTGCCGGGAAACCCAATTGTTGCAGCCGGATATCAGTTTGCGGGGTACATGCCGATGGTGGCATGACGGCGTATTTTTCTGTACCTGCCTATTCACTGGTACATGGTCAGGGCCTCGGTGCGGATGAACTGGCGCTCGTAGAGCCGTTGGCGATAGGTGCGCATGGTGTGCGCCGCGCAGGGGTGCAGGCAGGCGAATACGTGCTTGTAGTGGGCGCAGGGCCTATCGGTTTGGGTACCATGGAAATGGCCCGCATTGCCGGTGGCCAGGTGATTGCGCTGGACGTCAACAACCACCGTTTAAACTTTTGCAAAGAACACTTGCAGGTACCACATGTTGTGAATGCCCGGGAAGAAGATGTGACCGCACAATTAATGAAAATTACCGGTGGAGACATGCCGACGGTGGTTATAGACGCTACCGGCAACGGGCCTGCTATTAACAACGCTTTTCAATATATGGCACATGGCGCGCGATATGTATTGATAGGACTACAGAAAGGAGAAATCCATTTTAGTCATCCTGAATTTCATAAGCGGGAAGCGACTTTAATGAGCAGCCGCAACGCCACCCGGGTGGATTTCGACCATGTAATTGCCTGTATTGCGAAAGGATGGATAAAGCCCGGCACTTATATTACACACCAGGTAAACTTTGACCAGGTGAAAGACCAGTTCGCCAGCTGGCTCGATCCCGCCAATGGTGTTATTAAAGCTATGGTGAGCCTGGAATAG
- a CDS encoding cytochrome P450: METKLNARVKTTPSFLQGAPMAIPADNPYPLYRQMQQKDRIERISSMQWVITGYEEAVALLQHPSCSHWGQDPETQTALFSGQGAMGKTLFAFSPESGLPYRKNVLHALAAKNLRFQSDAMLQQADKLLTALREQDVIDFMADYAHPYTFETISRIIGVPAGDIDKLTALAGMLHGKYLQYIVTPPTSGPALEFMEYIRSIVVYKRKHPDDDLCSALIDVAKQEKEDDSFIESMLLLLFYAGHDNMMNFLGNAVVALDQHPKTQAVLRSQPAKISGCIDELLRYDSPVQFFLLFAKDNIKLSKKTIPAGSQVLVCVGAANRDPKAFPDPDDILLDRKPAHLSYGAGAYRCIGARLAQLQASTGLTQFIAATEAYTPLQDGTRWRTYPYLQRGPDSLKLQIKWR, translated from the coding sequence ATGGAAACAAAACTGAATGCCCGTGTCAAAACTACCCCTTCCTTCCTGCAAGGGGCTCCTATGGCTATTCCGGCAGACAATCCATACCCGCTCTACCGGCAGATGCAACAAAAGGACCGTATAGAAAGGATTTCCTCCATGCAGTGGGTCATTACAGGATATGAAGAAGCAGTGGCGTTGCTGCAACACCCTTCCTGCTCTCACTGGGGACAAGACCCTGAAACACAAACGGCGCTTTTCTCCGGCCAGGGTGCGATGGGCAAAACACTTTTTGCTTTCTCTCCGGAAAGCGGGCTTCCTTACCGGAAAAATGTGCTGCACGCACTGGCCGCCAAAAACCTGCGCTTCCAGTCGGATGCCATGCTGCAACAGGCCGACAAGCTGCTGACCGCACTCCGGGAACAGGATGTCATTGATTTTATGGCCGACTACGCGCACCCCTATACGTTTGAAACCATCAGCCGTATCATCGGTGTACCAGCCGGTGATATTGACAAGCTCACCGCACTGGCCGGTATGTTGCACGGAAAGTACCTGCAATATATTGTTACCCCACCCACTTCAGGACCTGCGCTGGAGTTTATGGAATATATCCGTTCTATTGTGGTATATAAAAGAAAACATCCCGACGATGATCTTTGCAGTGCCTTGATTGATGTAGCCAAACAGGAAAAAGAAGACGACAGTTTCATCGAGTCTATGTTACTGCTGTTGTTTTATGCAGGCCACGACAACATGATGAACTTCCTGGGCAATGCGGTAGTAGCGTTAGATCAGCACCCGAAAACACAGGCGGTACTGCGTAGTCAGCCAGCGAAAATAAGCGGTTGCATAGATGAGCTGCTGCGTTATGACAGCCCGGTACAATTCTTTTTGCTCTTTGCAAAAGACAACATTAAGTTATCTAAAAAAACGATTCCGGCAGGTAGCCAGGTATTGGTTTGTGTGGGCGCGGCCAACCGCGACCCTAAAGCATTTCCTGACCCGGATGATATACTGCTGGATAGAAAACCGGCACACCTGAGTTACGGCGCCGGCGCTTACCGTTGTATAGGCGCCCGGCTGGCACAGTTACAGGCAAGCACCGGGCTAACCCAGTTCATAGCCGCCACGGAAGCATATACGCCTTTGCAGGACGGCACCCGCTGGCGCACCTATCCTTACCTGCAACGCGGCCCCGATTCCCTGAAACTGCAAATCAAATGGCGCTAA
- a CDS encoding ABC transporter permease: MLINFLLTGIRNLRKNKMTSLFNIIGLSMGIACTLVILIFIEFQYKVDSIHKDGDRVFLLTYKMNNNGSLLTYGQAPAALGPAFKMDFPQVENMVRLKSETGAVTVKNKEALYERITFSDGDFFEVFNFPLKWGSTLALQSPAAAIISEDVAIKYFGSSNPVGEILNIKFGNNEATAYTIGGVAARFSRKASFDFDILLNYSALKSRNPDYESWTATTNATFIKTSTKGDMAKLITQSGKYLDSYNAANPGLKITQFGYAPLETLSLNSYRIRGSIVRGWGPPAGRIALLLIGFLLITISCLNYINAAIALGARRLMEIGVRKVLGSSRGFIIYQFMLENLIINFLALLAGILVAAFVLLPQFEKLLDIGLSFELDNWWTWAFFLCIMAFTTFLSGAYPSLYISRFQTVEILKGGGAPGNKKRLSKVMLSLQFIFAFIYIVASLHFIANEHYMRSRDRGYQQQDLLMVNPANKSAYNYFKDQLAKLPDVKAVATARDHIGFSNSEALVRTGDSENDIKVLELGVDSAYVRTLAINMLSGTPFDWKINAGINTVVINETMARRLNTKDPIGMQLKIGDQAYYVSAVTKDFRFNDFQSLIEPVVMTLAEPDQCNYIIVRTQPGAADKVYAQLKTLWQSVTPEVPFEGAFQEDAFQRYFNIVTGHNKIMSFSAFLALILSCMGLFSLVYLNIISRQKNYSIMKIMGAGNIDLILKVLGIYMKNLLIAIVIGFPLSMYAIKMMFGIVYKDHMPVSWIYPLCGFFILMPIYMLTVCSMVLKVIRQNPVKTLRNE, from the coding sequence ATGCTGATCAATTTCCTGCTGACCGGAATCAGGAATCTCCGGAAGAATAAAATGACATCGCTTTTCAATATCATCGGCTTGTCGATGGGAATAGCCTGTACACTGGTGATCCTCATTTTTATTGAATTCCAGTACAAAGTAGATAGCATTCATAAAGATGGTGACCGCGTATTCCTGCTTACATATAAGATGAATAATAATGGCAGTCTCCTTACTTATGGACAAGCACCCGCCGCACTGGGTCCGGCTTTTAAAATGGATTTCCCGCAGGTAGAAAATATGGTGCGCCTGAAAAGCGAAACAGGCGCCGTTACAGTGAAGAATAAAGAAGCCCTGTATGAGCGCATCACTTTCAGTGATGGTGATTTTTTCGAGGTCTTTAACTTCCCGCTGAAATGGGGCAGCACACTGGCGCTGCAATCACCGGCCGCAGCTATTATCAGTGAAGATGTAGCCATTAAATATTTCGGCAGCAGCAACCCTGTGGGCGAAATACTAAATATAAAATTCGGGAACAACGAAGCAACGGCTTACACCATCGGAGGTGTGGCCGCCCGCTTTTCCAGGAAGGCCAGTTTCGATTTTGATATTCTACTGAACTATAGTGCGCTCAAATCACGTAATCCCGATTATGAAAGCTGGACAGCTACCACCAATGCCACTTTTATAAAAACCAGCACAAAGGGAGATATGGCGAAATTAATAACCCAGTCAGGAAAATATCTCGACAGTTATAATGCGGCCAATCCCGGTTTGAAGATCACCCAGTTTGGCTATGCGCCACTGGAAACGCTTTCTTTAAACAGCTACCGGATCCGTGGCTCCATCGTACGCGGCTGGGGGCCTCCCGCCGGAAGAATAGCTTTGCTGCTCATCGGGTTTCTGCTCATCACCATTTCCTGTCTTAATTATATTAATGCGGCTATCGCTCTCGGTGCGCGACGACTGATGGAAATAGGTGTACGGAAAGTACTGGGCAGCAGCCGCGGGTTTATCATCTACCAGTTTATGCTGGAAAACCTGATCATCAACTTCCTCGCATTGCTGGCAGGCATCCTGGTGGCAGCTTTCGTACTGTTGCCGCAGTTTGAAAAACTGCTGGACATCGGGCTGAGTTTCGAACTGGATAATTGGTGGACCTGGGCATTTTTCCTGTGCATCATGGCATTCACTACTTTTCTTTCCGGCGCTTATCCTTCCCTGTATATTTCCAGGTTTCAGACCGTGGAAATACTCAAAGGAGGCGGCGCACCGGGCAATAAGAAACGCCTCTCCAAAGTGATGCTCTCCCTGCAATTTATTTTTGCTTTCATCTATATCGTGGCAAGCCTTCACTTTATTGCCAACGAACACTATATGCGGAGCAGGGACCGTGGCTACCAACAACAGGACCTGCTGATGGTAAACCCCGCCAATAAAAGCGCCTACAACTATTTCAAAGACCAGCTGGCCAAACTGCCCGATGTAAAAGCGGTGGCAACTGCCAGGGATCATATTGGTTTCAGTAACAGTGAGGCGCTCGTGAGAACCGGCGACAGTGAAAACGATATAAAGGTGCTGGAACTGGGTGTTGACAGCGCCTACGTGCGGACACTCGCCATTAATATGTTAAGCGGTACCCCTTTCGACTGGAAAATAAATGCCGGCATCAATACTGTAGTGATTAATGAAACCATGGCCAGGCGCCTGAATACAAAAGACCCTATCGGTATGCAGCTGAAGATCGGCGACCAGGCGTATTATGTATCAGCCGTTACAAAAGATTTTCGTTTCAATGACTTCCAGAGCCTCATCGAACCGGTGGTAATGACGCTGGCGGAACCCGATCAGTGTAATTATATTATTGTAAGAACACAACCGGGAGCAGCAGATAAAGTATATGCCCAACTAAAAACGTTGTGGCAGTCTGTTACGCCGGAAGTACCTTTTGAAGGCGCTTTCCAGGAAGACGCTTTTCAGCGGTATTTCAACATTGTAACGGGGCATAATAAAATCATGAGCTTCTCTGCTTTCCTGGCGCTGATCCTTTCCTGCATGGGGCTTTTCAGCCTGGTATACCTGAATATAATAAGCAGGCAGAAAAACTACAGCATCATGAAGATCATGGGGGCGGGTAATATTGACCTGATCCTGAAAGTACTGGGCATCTATATGAAAAACCTGCTGATCGCCATTGTTATTGGCTTTCCGCTGAGTATGTATGCCATCAAAATGATGTTTGGTATCGTATACAAAGATCACATGCCTGTCTCGTGGATCTATCCGCTGTGTGGCTTCTTTATCTTAATGCCGATCTATATGCTGACCGTTTGTTCCATGGTGTTGAAAGTGATCCGGCAAAACCCGGTTAAAACACTCCGGAATGAATAA
- a CDS encoding radical SAM/SPASM domain-containing protein, which produces MYKLSHYVIISAPVDEEQRRLAYSTRSGHTLLLPEICYEFLKNDLTDHIPASVQEQLVRAQILVQKTENELGTIMAENHAATATPGRQLVESIQPTASCQLGCYYCGQQHTKKNMADDVVEKLTDRIHLKFISGGYTNLYLGWFGGEPLMGFPQMRMIYKRLKEKINNEEVKIGGKIVTNGLSLKEPVFEELVTKFHVDQIEITLDGTGDYHDSHRYTKKGTGSFDLIYNNLKTILQRADYESLGCSIIIRCNVDEKNVDGVEPLIRLLAADGLHTKIARLYFVGIYSWGGNDAHKASLTKEKMAMLTIRWQILKIKLGYPYSTTGYKRKLTTCMATGGNTEIYDAYGNIYNCSEISYADFYNGTPYQLGTLQKNTLDTFVDKPLNDWYTVVRDTEKYPCHHCKLLPVCGGSCPKSWVEGIPACPPFKFNILKELELKYLLCHTAAPQLEERLSGFDAALAVEDFKRYE; this is translated from the coding sequence ATGTATAAACTATCTCATTACGTTATTATTTCAGCTCCTGTTGACGAAGAGCAGCGAAGACTGGCCTACTCCACCCGGTCTGGCCACACCCTGCTGCTCCCGGAGATCTGCTATGAATTCCTGAAAAACGACCTGACAGATCATATCCCTGCTTCTGTGCAGGAGCAACTGGTGCGTGCGCAGATACTGGTGCAAAAAACGGAAAATGAGCTGGGAACGATTATGGCCGAAAATCACGCTGCTACTGCTACTCCTGGCAGACAACTGGTAGAGTCCATTCAACCCACTGCCTCCTGCCAGTTAGGTTGTTATTATTGCGGACAACAACATACCAAAAAAAATATGGCGGATGATGTAGTGGAAAAGCTGACAGACAGAATCCATCTTAAATTCATCTCCGGCGGTTATACTAATCTATATCTGGGCTGGTTTGGCGGGGAACCCCTCATGGGCTTCCCCCAGATGCGGATGATCTATAAGCGGCTGAAAGAAAAAATAAATAATGAAGAGGTGAAGATCGGCGGCAAAATAGTAACAAATGGTCTGTCGTTAAAAGAACCTGTATTTGAAGAACTGGTCACAAAATTTCATGTTGACCAGATAGAAATAACGCTGGATGGTACCGGTGATTATCATGACAGTCACCGCTATACGAAAAAAGGAACGGGGTCTTTTGATCTTATTTATAATAACCTGAAAACAATACTGCAAAGAGCAGATTATGAAAGCCTGGGATGCAGTATCATCATCCGTTGTAATGTAGATGAAAAGAATGTAGATGGTGTGGAGCCGCTCATCCGTCTCCTGGCAGCAGACGGTCTGCATACGAAGATAGCCCGGCTCTATTTTGTGGGCATCTATTCCTGGGGTGGTAATGATGCGCACAAGGCTTCACTTACAAAAGAAAAAATGGCCATGCTTACCATCAGGTGGCAGATCTTAAAAATAAAGCTGGGATACCCGTACAGCACCACCGGCTATAAAAGGAAACTGACTACCTGTATGGCCACCGGCGGTAATACAGAAATATATGATGCCTACGGTAATATTTATAATTGCTCGGAAATATCCTATGCGGATTTCTATAACGGCACACCCTATCAACTGGGCACCCTGCAAAAAAATACGCTGGATACCTTTGTCGATAAGCCTTTGAACGATTGGTACACCGTAGTAAGGGATACGGAAAAATATCCCTGTCACCATTGTAAGCTGCTACCCGTTTGTGGCGGTAGCTGTCCTAAATCATGGGTGGAAGGCATTCCAGCCTGTCCGCCTTTCAAATTCAATATCCTGAAAGAACTGGAACTCAAATACCTCCTTTGCCATACAGCAGCGCCACAACTGGAAGAACGGTTATCCGGCTTTGATGCAGCTTTGGCAGTGGAAGATTTTAAACGATATGAATAA
- a CDS encoding prenyltransferase/squalene oxidase repeat-containing protein produces the protein MINISKTQFPSHLKKKVEELKQSFLDHLDNNISLPGNLKFHLFPNTFFDSEFYLLYPSLFKKVFGERDNHLVQQLCISGFFYFRYLLCLDAMNDKDELPGSPPESTSITLLKAHVYQDEALKILARMFGDSPGFWQLWSKRNSEFLGSILLDAAYNPQMSFDTYKKLCITKCSISKVAIDAYFSKHSRQKKLYDALQRSIDNFSIARCIQDDLEDFKKDLLFKKNNLGHILLHEWFKERGNKFQDHSPEMIEKYFFISELAEKLMQMSRDYYQQAIDDVKPYQSQLGDYLKILGICRNNMNYYKVNTHAYRINTYLGKINSPEPPARTPGIAKAIGLSVDYLRNMQNKDGSWYEISNMQGLSNVWSTGFIASFLEPGEESLDKAADFLVQHRQAGLWGYNTDWTPDYDSTTAALLTLNKTSTNVHGYINSWLKGQSAKGGFSTYSSNNPALSGFMGLKPSQLKGWIGDHQCVSALAYYLLNQLPDKAPYQRKIKLLRNYLLDQRNEHGIWSPYWWTSYLYPTCFTLQSMLLEDQGVSPEAEKAMDYVMRSIRPNGSYACDMITGESVFYTSLVLDTLCASPQWVAQYRKEMMGMKKWILSHQYRNGAFPGTDFLVIPNPGTIKWNNKQHTFRLNKSGGGNTITGEIASLFSTAVATRALKRFREWEPAARS, from the coding sequence ATGATCAATATAAGTAAAACCCAATTCCCGTCGCACCTGAAAAAGAAGGTGGAGGAATTAAAGCAAAGCTTTCTCGATCACCTCGACAATAACATATCCCTGCCGGGCAATCTCAAATTCCATCTTTTCCCCAACACCTTTTTCGATTCCGAATTTTATCTTTTATACCCTTCCCTTTTCAAAAAAGTATTTGGAGAACGGGATAACCATCTTGTACAACAGCTTTGTATTTCAGGCTTCTTCTATTTCAGGTACCTGCTCTGTTTAGATGCCATGAACGACAAAGATGAATTGCCCGGCAGCCCTCCGGAAAGCACCAGCATTACCTTACTGAAAGCACATGTATACCAGGATGAAGCACTGAAAATACTGGCCCGGATGTTTGGCGACTCACCGGGTTTCTGGCAGCTATGGAGTAAACGGAACAGTGAATTCCTGGGCAGTATCCTGCTGGATGCAGCCTACAACCCGCAGATGAGCTTCGATACCTATAAAAAGTTATGTATCACAAAATGCAGCATCTCCAAAGTAGCCATCGATGCCTACTTTTCAAAACATAGCCGGCAAAAGAAATTATACGACGCATTGCAACGGTCCATCGATAATTTCTCTATTGCCCGATGCATCCAGGACGACCTGGAAGATTTCAAAAAAGATCTGCTCTTCAAAAAAAACAATCTCGGTCACATCCTCCTGCATGAATGGTTCAAAGAACGTGGCAACAAGTTCCAGGACCACTCACCGGAAATGATCGAAAAATATTTCTTTATCTCTGAACTGGCAGAGAAACTAATGCAAATGTCCAGAGACTACTACCAGCAAGCAATTGATGACGTAAAACCTTACCAGTCACAGCTGGGTGATTACCTGAAGATCCTCGGTATCTGCCGTAACAATATGAATTACTATAAGGTAAATACGCATGCCTACCGGATCAATACTTACCTGGGAAAAATAAATTCACCCGAACCACCGGCAAGAACACCCGGTATTGCCAAAGCAATCGGATTGTCTGTTGACTACCTCCGCAACATGCAGAACAAAGACGGTTCCTGGTATGAGATCAGCAATATGCAGGGACTGAGCAATGTTTGGTCTACCGGCTTCATTGCCTCCTTCCTGGAACCAGGGGAAGAGAGCCTGGACAAGGCGGCTGATTTCCTTGTACAGCACCGGCAGGCCGGCTTGTGGGGCTATAATACCGACTGGACTCCCGACTATGATTCCACCACGGCGGCACTCCTCACCCTTAATAAAACCAGTACTAACGTACACGGATATATTAATAGTTGGCTGAAGGGACAATCTGCCAAAGGCGGATTCAGTACCTATTCCAGCAACAATCCTGCATTATCGGGCTTCATGGGGTTGAAGCCCTCCCAGCTGAAAGGCTGGATCGGCGATCATCAGTGCGTAAGCGCATTGGCATATTACCTGCTGAACCAGTTGCCGGACAAAGCACCTTATCAACGCAAAATAAAACTGCTCCGGAATTACCTGCTGGATCAACGAAATGAACACGGCATCTGGTCGCCTTACTGGTGGACGTCCTACCTCTACCCTACCTGTTTCACCTTGCAAAGCATGCTGCTGGAAGATCAGGGCGTATCGCCGGAAGCAGAAAAAGCCATGGACTATGTGATGCGCAGCATCCGCCCTAACGGCAGCTACGCCTGCGACATGATCACGGGCGAGAGTGTTTTTTATACGTCGCTGGTGCTGGATACCCTGTGTGCATCTCCACAATGGGTAGCACAATACCGGAAAGAAATGATGGGCATGAAAAAATGGATCCTCAGTCATCAATACAGGAATGGCGCTTTCCCTGGTACTGATTTCCTCGTGATCCCCAATCCCGGCACTATTAAATGGAACAATAAGCAACATACATTCCGGCTCAACAAATCCGGCGGCGGCAATACCATCACCGGAGAAATTGCCAGCCTCTTTTCTACTGCCGTAGCCACCCGTGCATTGAAACGCTTCCGGGAATGGGAACCGGCAGCACGCAGCTAA